Proteins found in one Methanospirillum hungatei JF-1 genomic segment:
- a CDS encoding response regulator: protein MSTILVIDDSPFIVDIFVTMLERGGYTVYSANSGPEGIDLLKTVTPDLILLDIMMEPMDGWETLVAIKQNFATKDIPVMMLTAKQLTPQEAQEYGMYIEDYILKPVTHSELYAAIEGVINRRKQIAEDMTRAKEGGFEDALINEYGRLVKSTEITKRLLKLLSSTYDLSDPSMKFSDDINIAIKSMETNMKFQEQRLIQIREIFSGAA, encoded by the coding sequence ATGTCAACAATACTGGTGATCGATGACAGCCCGTTTATCGTCGATATTTTTGTAACCATGCTGGAAAGAGGGGGCTATACAGTATACTCGGCAAATAGCGGCCCTGAAGGAATTGATCTGTTAAAAACCGTAACACCTGACCTGATTCTGCTTGATATTATGATGGAACCCATGGACGGATGGGAGACCCTTGTCGCCATCAAGCAGAACTTTGCAACAAAAGACATTCCGGTCATGATGCTGACGGCAAAACAGCTGACTCCACAGGAGGCACAGGAGTATGGAATGTATATCGAGGACTATATCTTAAAACCGGTCACGCATTCCGAACTCTACGCTGCAATTGAAGGGGTCATCAACCGGAGGAAGCAGATAGCCGAAGATATGACCAGGGCAAAAGAAGGTGGGTTTGAGGATGCTCTCATCAATGAATATGGGAGGCTTGTGAAGAGTACCGAGATCACCAAACGGCTCCTGAAACTTCTCTCATCAACCTATGACCTCTCAGACCCGTCGATGAAGTTCTCTGATGATATCAATATCGCCATAAAAAGTATGGAAACCAATATGAAATTTCAGGAGCAGCGCCTGATCCAGATCCGCGAGATATTTTCAGGAGCTGCCTGA
- a CDS encoding damage-control phosphatase ARMT1 family protein, translated as MIHDPRCYDCLLSRVDLEIELANVDKKKYSDIPEHAEEIIRFLHKTPWTHPMVASALHRVIYQRLNNDDPFYALKQASEEVSIQILQAVSGRLIGFREHVIASVIGNMFDYGVKDHEVRSDFVSYFDEEFTKGLVVDDTDRIFPLCSDIVYFTDNCGEIVFDQALISWLTAHGSRITLVVRDKPILNDATMEDAIRLGLDKKVARLLTTGAGVEHGIRFDLMSDELLLALDRCSLIISKGMANYESLREEQGLPPVAYLLAAKCDPIAEELGVKRGDKLALLRN; from the coding sequence ATGATACATGACCCACGTTGTTATGACTGCCTTTTATCCAGAGTTGATCTGGAGATTGAACTGGCAAATGTTGATAAAAAGAAATATTCTGATATTCCTGAGCACGCAGAGGAGATTATCCGGTTTTTGCACAAAACTCCCTGGACCCATCCGATGGTTGCGTCTGCTCTGCATCGTGTTATCTATCAGCGGTTGAATAACGATGACCCTTTTTATGCGCTCAAGCAGGCATCCGAAGAAGTTTCAATTCAGATATTACAGGCTGTATCCGGGCGTCTTATCGGTTTTCGGGAGCATGTTATTGCCAGCGTAATCGGCAACATGTTTGATTACGGGGTGAAGGATCACGAAGTCAGGAGCGATTTTGTATCATACTTTGATGAGGAATTTACAAAGGGCCTTGTGGTTGATGATACTGATCGGATATTCCCGCTCTGCAGTGATATTGTCTATTTTACGGATAATTGCGGGGAGATTGTCTTTGACCAGGCTCTAATCTCCTGGCTTACTGCACATGGCAGCCGCATAACGTTGGTCGTTAGGGACAAGCCGATTCTCAATGATGCAACCATGGAAGATGCCATCCGTCTGGGTCTGGACAAGAAGGTTGCCCGGTTGCTTACAACTGGTGCAGGGGTTGAACACGGGATTCGGTTTGATCTGATGTCAGATGAACTCCTGCTCGCGCTTGACCGGTGTTCGCTTATCATATCAAAGGGCATGGCAAATTACGAAAGCCTTCGGGAAGAGCAGGGTCTTCCTCCCGTTGCGTATCTCCTGGCAGCGAAATGTGATCCGATTGCTGAAGAGCTCGGAGTGAAACGAGGGGATAAACTGGCTCTCCTGAGAAATTGA
- a CDS encoding NfeD family protein produces the protein MVFEDFSYGWIIVLFGALFFVLEVFSPGFFLLVPGTVLLIIGVLVILGVDIFSSTYGIVLGIGIALLAAIVTVYLYSRLTPGDEKPLTISMDSLVGRTGRVLNPADEETLSGKVSVEGQIFSAKSKSGIIPEGAKVKVIASQGVHIVVEEE, from the coding sequence ATGGTTTTTGAAGATTTCTCATATGGATGGATCATCGTCCTCTTTGGTGCATTGTTCTTTGTCCTTGAGGTCTTCTCGCCGGGTTTTTTTCTCCTGGTCCCGGGAACGGTCCTGCTCATTATCGGCGTGCTGGTGATACTCGGGGTAGATATCTTCTCATCCACGTATGGTATTGTATTGGGCATAGGTATCGCCCTTCTGGCAGCCATAGTGACGGTATATCTGTACAGCCGTCTGACCCCGGGGGATGAAAAACCCCTGACTATCAGTATGGATTCACTGGTAGGAAGAACCGGCAGGGTATTAAATCCTGCGGATGAAGAAACCCTGTCTGGAAAAGTATCTGTTGAAGGTCAGATATTTAGTGCGAAATCAAAGTCCGGCATCATCCCTGAAGGGGCAAAAGTGAAAGTTATTGCTTCGCAGGGTGTGCATATTGTTGTGGAGGAGGAATAA
- a CDS encoding response regulator — translation MGKRLKVLYVDDEALLKMAFVETLKQQGFDARGALSGQEAITMVYEDVPDIIILDVMMKPMDGWETLLHIKEHEQARTVPIIMQTGKSLTIKDVLRYGDQIDDYLIKPVRLPDLIRSIDGVGARNAEINREKERALQNGGSPADVDEYGELLKRVQVEQRLIEILGRIYPIQRDGTIETDLEIPELHEFVHRFETHKARCEELKNKLFSGS, via the coding sequence GTGGGGAAAAGACTGAAAGTCCTGTATGTTGATGACGAAGCCCTCCTCAAGATGGCCTTTGTCGAAACCTTAAAGCAACAGGGGTTTGATGCCCGTGGTGCACTGAGTGGGCAGGAAGCCATTACTATGGTCTATGAGGATGTGCCTGATATCATCATCCTCGATGTCATGATGAAGCCGATGGACGGGTGGGAGACCCTTCTGCATATCAAGGAACATGAGCAGGCACGGACTGTTCCGATTATTATGCAGACCGGGAAAAGCCTGACAATAAAGGATGTCCTCCGGTATGGTGACCAGATTGATGATTACCTTATAAAACCTGTACGCCTTCCAGACCTTATCAGATCGATCGACGGAGTCGGAGCAAGGAATGCCGAGATAAATCGTGAAAAGGAGCGTGCCCTGCAGAATGGCGGTAGTCCTGCAGATGTTGACGAGTATGGGGAACTCTTAAAACGGGTGCAGGTAGAGCAGCGCCTTATTGAGATTCTGGGAAGAATATACCCGATTCAGCGGGACGGGACTATTGAGACTGATCTTGAGATTCCGGAATTGCATGAATTCGTCCACCGGTTTGAAACCCATAAGGCCCGGTGTGAAGAACTTAAAAATAAATTATTTTCCGGTTCTTAA
- a CDS encoding roadblock/LC7 domain-containing protein — protein sequence MLKEKIAGIIESIRLIEGVRLCALVSRDGIMLGRYSAGDFNEAWFAAMCATLLASAESAAVIVKVQSPDMVTIHSSDGILIIIGAGEKILLAALVDPAWDLKHMTGMLREIAEDVGGTF from the coding sequence ATGCTAAAAGAGAAGATTGCAGGAATAATTGAGAGTATCAGGTTGATTGAAGGGGTCAGATTATGTGCACTCGTATCCCGTGACGGTATTATGCTTGGCCGGTACTCTGCCGGCGACTTTAATGAAGCATGGTTTGCTGCGATGTGTGCAACGCTCCTCGCCTCTGCAGAGTCAGCAGCCGTCATCGTGAAAGTCCAGTCTCCTGATATGGTGACCATCCATTCTTCTGACGGGATACTCATCATTATAGGAGCCGGAGAAAAGATACTGTTAGCAGCGCTGGTAGACCCTGCCTGGGACCTGAAACATATGACCGGAATGCTCCGGGAGATTGCGGAAGACGTGGGAGGAACGTTCTGA
- a CDS encoding SPFH domain-containing protein, producing the protein MAVFETLVTLFLVIVILIIFARGVIIVQPYEQGLQIRLGRYIGRMNPGFRWVIPLITQVVKLDLRTLVMDVPSQEVITKDNSPTNVDAIVYIRVVDPEKAFFEVSNYRMATVALAQTSLRGIIGDMELDEVLYNRESINTRLRDILDRETDQWGVKVERVEIKEVDPVGTVKQAMTEQTAAERERRAAILRADGEKRSAILKAEGLKKSMILEAEGERQSKILKAEGERLSQILRAQGESQGLRILALGSRSLDKRAITVLSFDALKTMANGQATKIIFPFEISSLIKQGAKYLGATESMDDKEVYDVPLDESLLGDIPTAERIMEVVKSIEDETRAIMKEDVNPDQGVGLTDVDEKKLIS; encoded by the coding sequence ATGGCAGTTTTTGAAACTCTTGTAACCCTGTTTCTGGTAATTGTAATTCTGATCATCTTTGCCCGCGGTGTGATTATTGTCCAGCCATATGAGCAGGGCCTGCAGATCCGTCTGGGGAGATATATCGGGAGGATGAACCCTGGTTTCCGGTGGGTTATCCCGCTCATCACCCAGGTCGTCAAGCTGGATCTCAGAACTCTGGTGATGGATGTTCCAAGCCAGGAGGTGATTACGAAGGATAACTCCCCGACAAATGTTGACGCAATTGTATACATCCGTGTGGTTGATCCTGAGAAAGCTTTCTTTGAGGTTTCAAATTACCGGATGGCAACCGTTGCCCTTGCACAGACAAGTCTTCGTGGCATTATTGGTGACATGGAGCTTGATGAAGTGCTCTACAACCGTGAAAGCATCAATACGAGACTTCGTGACATTCTTGACCGTGAGACTGATCAGTGGGGTGTGAAAGTTGAACGTGTTGAGATCAAGGAAGTTGATCCGGTTGGGACGGTCAAACAGGCCATGACTGAACAGACCGCAGCAGAACGGGAGCGGAGAGCTGCAATTCTTCGTGCGGATGGAGAAAAACGCTCTGCTATCCTGAAGGCTGAAGGTCTGAAGAAGAGTATGATCCTGGAGGCTGAAGGAGAACGGCAGAGTAAGATCCTGAAAGCTGAAGGAGAACGGCTGTCACAGATCCTGCGTGCACAGGGAGAGTCACAGGGTCTGCGGATACTGGCACTCGGGTCCAGGTCTCTTGATAAGCGTGCAATTACGGTCCTTTCCTTTGATGCATTAAAAACGATGGCAAACGGCCAGGCAACCAAGATCATCTTCCCCTTCGAGATATCAAGTCTCATTAAGCAGGGAGCGAAGTATCTGGGTGCGACTGAATCCATGGATGACAAGGAGGTGTATGATGTTCCGCTAGACGAGAGTCTTCTGGGAGATATTCCCACTGCAGAGCGGATCATGGAAGTTGTCAAGTCCATTGAGGATGAGACCCGTGCCATCATGAAGGAGGATGTCAACCCTGATCAGGGTGTGGGACTCACCGATGTTGATGAGAAAAAACTGATATCATGA